In Haliscomenobacter hydrossis DSM 1100, the DNA window AAATTATGAGCCAAGGCAGGCTCACTGCTCAATTTTTTCAATAATTCCAGTGTCCCGGATTCGACTGTGTGTGAGTATAGCATCGAAAATGTTGGATTGGTTCTCCAAAATAAGCAGAACAAAAAGCGAGGGCATATTTATCCAAATAGCGCAAATTGAGGGCGACATCTCGTATTGACTTATTCCCATATATTTTTTTAATCAAAAACCAATCAGATAACATGCCATGTGATAGCACTCGATCAATGATATATACCTTACTCCGCTCTGTGTCCAGGTTAGTGCGGTCAACATCCCAAAAAAGGTAATCACTGAACTGATGAATTAACTCCTTATCGCTGGTTGACATATATTGAATTATGGTGTTCCAAAGATAATCTATTTGTTTGAATCAATCCAATTTTTTTGTAGGTCTTTGGCCCAGCCTTGGTAGTTGAAGAGGTGGAGTTTGAACAAGTACTAAGCCACTTTAGC includes these proteins:
- a CDS encoding DUF6922 domain-containing protein, which gives rise to MSTSDKELIHQFSDYLFWDVDRTNLDTERSKVYIIDRVLSHGMLSDWFLIKKIYGNKSIRDVALNLRYLDKYALAFCSAYFGEPIQHFRCYTHTQSNPGHWNY